In Dryobates pubescens isolate bDryPub1 chromosome 8, bDryPub1.pri, whole genome shotgun sequence, a genomic segment contains:
- the RPS24 gene encoding 40S ribosomal protein S24 isoform X3, with protein sequence MNDTVTIRTRKFMTNRLLQRKQMVIDVLHPGKATVPKTEIREKLAKMYKTTPDVIFVFGFRTHFGGGKTTGFGMIYDSLDYAKKNEPKHRLARHGLYEKKKTSRKQRKERKNRMKKVRGTAKANVGAGKK encoded by the exons ATG AATGACACGGTAACCATCAGAACCAGGAAGTTCATGACAAACAGACTTCTTCAGCGCAAGCAGATG GTGATAGATGTTCTCCATCCTGGGAAGGCCACAGTCCCCAAAACAGAAATCCGGGAAAAACTGGCAAAAATGTACAAGACGACGCCTGACGTAATATTCGTCTTTGGCTTCAGAACTCACTTTGGTGGTGGCAAGACAACAGGTTTTGGCATGATTTATGATTCCCTGGACTATGCAAAGAAAAATGAACCAAAGCACAGGCTTGCCAGG CATGGCTTGTATGAAAAGAAGAAGACTTCTAGAAAGCAGCGAAAGGAGCGTAAGAACAGAATGAAGAAAGTTAGGGGCACAGCCAAGGCAAATGTTGGTGCTGGCAAAAAG TAA
- the RPS24 gene encoding 40S ribosomal protein S24 isoform X1, which translates to MNDTVTIRTRKFMTNRLLQRKQMVIDVLHPGKATVPKTEIREKLAKMYKTTPDVIFVFGFRTHFGGGKTTGFGMIYDSLDYAKKNEPKHRLARHGLYEKKKTSRKQRKERKNRMKKVRGTAKANVGAGKKKVICVVLQ; encoded by the exons ATG AATGACACGGTAACCATCAGAACCAGGAAGTTCATGACAAACAGACTTCTTCAGCGCAAGCAGATG GTGATAGATGTTCTCCATCCTGGGAAGGCCACAGTCCCCAAAACAGAAATCCGGGAAAAACTGGCAAAAATGTACAAGACGACGCCTGACGTAATATTCGTCTTTGGCTTCAGAACTCACTTTGGTGGTGGCAAGACAACAGGTTTTGGCATGATTTATGATTCCCTGGACTATGCAAAGAAAAATGAACCAAAGCACAGGCTTGCCAGG CATGGCTTGTATGAAAAGAAGAAGACTTCTAGAAAGCAGCGAAAGGAGCGTAAGAACAGAATGAAGAAAGTTAGGGGCACAGCCAAGGCAAATGTTGGTGCTGGCAAAAAG AAGGTAATCTGTGTGGTGTTGCAATAG
- the RPS24 gene encoding 40S ribosomal protein S24 isoform X2, whose amino-acid sequence MNDTVTIRTRKFMTNRLLQRKQMVIDVLHPGKATVPKTEIREKLAKMYKTTPDVIFVFGFRTHFGGGKTTGFGMIYDSLDYAKKNEPKHRLARHGLYEKKKTSRKQRKERKNRMKKVRGTAKANVGAGKKK is encoded by the exons ATG AATGACACGGTAACCATCAGAACCAGGAAGTTCATGACAAACAGACTTCTTCAGCGCAAGCAGATG GTGATAGATGTTCTCCATCCTGGGAAGGCCACAGTCCCCAAAACAGAAATCCGGGAAAAACTGGCAAAAATGTACAAGACGACGCCTGACGTAATATTCGTCTTTGGCTTCAGAACTCACTTTGGTGGTGGCAAGACAACAGGTTTTGGCATGATTTATGATTCCCTGGACTATGCAAAGAAAAATGAACCAAAGCACAGGCTTGCCAGG CATGGCTTGTATGAAAAGAAGAAGACTTCTAGAAAGCAGCGAAAGGAGCGTAAGAACAGAATGAAGAAAGTTAGGGGCACAGCCAAGGCAAATGTTGGTGCTGGCAAAAAG AAATGA